A region from the Helcococcus ovis genome encodes:
- the xseA gene encoding exodeoxyribonuclease VII large subunit: protein MKKLNAITVKQLSKYLKSVIKEDFILNNIFIVGEIVNLRVTMFSYFSLKEDDETISCVKFDNDFDFSDGDKVLIKGYLNLYTKDSRYQIIVKDVQEYGVGESSIILKKLKEKLLKKGYFDNDNKKNIPNIPYKIGLITGLNSAAYYDFFKVLSDNNYNCQVYYYNSLVQGKSAEIDIVNGLDILDKYKLDLIVLTRGGGSKEDLSIFNSELIADKIFELNTPIITAIGHDIDLSISDLVSDKFLSTPTKAAEYIVRQNVKYKENLYNINRFINQNIQNIIANFEKSLKLINSKIELNNPKNIILEREYYFNNRKNKINYLINYLITDYEKRLYYTRNKIENLFNNILNNKSIYIKNDSRKYIDIKDIKVGEKYIIFNKDISFKITVEEKIDEW, encoded by the coding sequence TTGAAAAAACTAAATGCTATAACTGTCAAACAACTAAGTAAATACTTAAAATCAGTTATCAAAGAAGATTTTATATTAAACAATATTTTTATTGTTGGAGAAATTGTTAATTTAAGAGTTACTATGTTTTCTTATTTTTCATTAAAAGAGGATGATGAGACAATTTCTTGTGTAAAGTTTGATAATGATTTTGATTTCAGTGATGGGGATAAGGTTTTAATTAAAGGGTATTTAAATTTATACACAAAAGATAGTAGATATCAAATTATTGTAAAAGATGTACAAGAATATGGAGTTGGTGAAAGTAGCATAATTTTAAAAAAACTTAAAGAAAAATTACTAAAAAAAGGATATTTTGATAATGATAATAAAAAAAATATTCCCAATATTCCATATAAAATAGGTCTTATTACCGGATTAAATTCGGCAGCATATTATGATTTTTTTAAGGTTCTAAGTGATAATAATTATAATTGTCAAGTTTATTATTATAATTCGCTTGTACAAGGAAAAAGTGCAGAAATTGATATAGTTAATGGACTTGATATATTAGATAAATATAAGCTTGATCTTATTGTACTTACGAGAGGTGGAGGATCAAAAGAAGATTTATCAATATTTAACAGTGAATTAATTGCTGATAAGATTTTTGAGTTAAATACTCCTATAATTACTGCTATTGGTCATGATATTGATTTAAGTATTTCAGATTTAGTAAGCGATAAATTTTTGTCTACTCCAACTAAAGCTGCTGAATACATTGTAAGACAAAATGTAAAATATAAAGAAAATTTATACAACATTAATAGATTTATAAATCAAAATATTCAAAATATAATTGCAAATTTTGAAAAATCATTAAAACTGATAAATTCGAAAATTGAATTAAATAATCCAAAAAATATTATTCTTGAAAGGGAATATTATTTTAATAACAGAAAAAATAAAATCAATTATTTAATTAATTATTTGATTACTGATTATGAGAAAAGATTGTATTATACAAGAAATAAAATAGAGAATCTATTTAATAATATTCTTAATAATAAAAGTATTTATATTAAGAATGATTCACGTAAATATATAGATATTAAAGATATAAAAGTTGGCGAAAAATATATTATTTTCAATAAAGATATATCATTTAAGATTACAGTTGAGGAGAAAATTGATGAATGGTAA
- a CDS encoding restriction endonuclease subunit S — protein MYKYHLEDVEWREFVLGEIFTIKKVYGKMIDKYDIGQLPYISTSASENGLIGFVETDEIRSISCGNAISIDPIGGKCFYHKYNFVGRGYSGASINLLYNEMINEINSKFIMTCIEQTSKTKSSYGNLFNSNRLLKGKIKLPISKNEEINWYFMEEYIKERENKKRQELKDYYKNRLLDLVINPDVLTDVDWGEFFLGDIFSINTKPSKGLNHLSKDDKKGIPYVGATNRNNGVLDFVEKDSKLQYDGNCIAFIRNGEGSMGYSIYKRESFIATQDISVGYNENLNEYSAKFITTVADRVRGKYTFGYKRNQARLKKEILTLPVDKEGNPNWTYMENFIKNIEQKQIKNILKYLDEYIYIYIMYNHFENVDWKEFFLSDICNINSGVRLTKANMVDGNIPFIGATDSNNGITNFVSNTNKSLDKNVLGVNYNGSVVENFYHPYECIFSDDVKRVSFKDEQGQNKYSYIFLKQMILQQKEKYRYAYKFNGDRMARQKVMMPVDELGNIDFKFMNRYIASKEMKNLVAILKYI, from the coding sequence ATGTATAAGTATCATTTAGAAGATGTAGAGTGGAGAGAGTTTGTTTTAGGTGAAATTTTTACAATAAAAAAAGTATACGGGAAAATGATTGATAAGTATGATATTGGCCAATTACCTTATATTTCTACATCAGCGAGTGAAAATGGGCTTATTGGATTTGTCGAAACTGATGAGATTCGTTCGATAAGTTGCGGCAATGCTATATCAATAGATCCTATAGGTGGAAAATGCTTTTACCATAAATACAATTTTGTTGGAAGAGGATATAGCGGTGCATCTATTAATTTATTGTATAACGAAATGATTAATGAAATAAATTCAAAATTTATTATGACTTGTATTGAACAAACATCAAAAACCAAATCTTCCTATGGGAATCTATTCAATAGTAATAGACTTTTAAAAGGAAAAATAAAATTACCAATTTCTAAAAATGAGGAAATAAATTGGTACTTCATGGAGGAATATATCAAGGAAAGAGAAAATAAGAAAAGGCAAGAACTAAAAGATTACTATAAAAATAGATTGCTTGATTTAGTGATTAATCCTGATGTTTTAACTGATGTTGATTGGGGAGAGTTCTTTTTAGGAGATATTTTTTCTATAAATACTAAGCCATCAAAGGGATTGAACCATCTGAGCAAAGATGATAAAAAAGGAATTCCTTATGTTGGAGCTACTAATAGGAATAATGGGGTATTGGATTTTGTTGAGAAAGATTCAAAATTGCAATACGATGGTAATTGTATTGCCTTTATTAGAAATGGTGAAGGTTCTATGGGGTATTCTATTTATAAAAGAGAATCATTCATTGCAACACAAGATATAAGTGTTGGATATAATGAAAATCTTAATGAATATTCTGCCAAGTTTATAACGACAGTTGCGGATAGAGTTAGAGGAAAATATACATTTGGATATAAAAGAAACCAAGCAAGGTTAAAAAAAGAAATATTAACTTTACCTGTAGATAAAGAGGGAAATCCTAACTGGACGTATATGGAAAACTTTATAAAAAATATCGAGCAAAAACAGATAAAAAATATCTTAAAATACCTTGACGAATATATATATATATATATAATGTATAACCATTTTGAAAATGTTGATTGGAAAGAATTTTTCTTATCAGATATTTGTAATATTAACTCTGGTGTAAGGCTTACAAAGGCAAATATGGTAGATGGGAATATACCATTTATTGGAGCAACAGATTCTAATAACGGTATTACTAACTTTGTAAGTAATACTAATAAATCCTTAGATAAAAATGTACTTGGAGTAAATTATAATGGAAGTGTTGTTGAAAACTTCTATCATCCATATGAGTGTATTTTTTCTGATGATGTAAAGAGAGTATCATTTAAGGATGAACAAGGACAAAATAAATACAGCTATATATTTTTGAAACAAATGATATTGCAACAGAAAGAAAAATATCGTTATGCGTATAAGTTTAATGGTGATAGGATGGCAAGACAAAAAGTTATGATGCCGGTGGATGAATTGGGAAATATAGATTTTAAGTTTATGAATCGCTATATTGCTTCTAAGGAAATGAAAAATTTAGTAGCGATATTAAAATATATTTAA
- a CDS encoding HsdM family class I SAM-dependent methyltransferase yields MAKKEIMTDLWVYDMLKEIGVQNDFSAQGSTIKEIDEALATASKKGTGNVGFPEYVGVIKDFLVVIEDKASLNKHVNRDEHDLISEDVKSVTDYAVNGALFYGKHLAKNTTYKKIIAIGVSGNEKNHRISPLFVDERGGYKELDDVETFISFSADNINEYYEREILEVKTNDELKTEELLKIARSLHEDLRNYGNLEDKNKPLIVSGILLALSEIEHKNFDISDLIGDKIRTDGSKIYKAIEDNLKRANVSPEVKRDKLLNQFNIIRDNNKINEKNTNLGKTPLRYFTEVLYNSIFTNIKYSSSTEDYIGRFYGEFMSYSGGDGQSLGIILTPRHITDLFCELLDIQPTDKVLDPCCGTAGFLIAAMHQMLSKTEDETEQIEIRKNRLFGIELQDYMFTIATTNMILRGDGKSNLENQDFLAQNPSKLQLKGCTVGMMNPPYSQGSKQNPELYEINFVNHLLESLVEGAKVAVIVPQSTFTGKTKDEQNLKTKILKKHTLEGVITLNKNTFYGVGTNPCIGVFTAGIPHSKTKKAKFINFENDGYIVSKHIGLIDDGSAKDKKQHLLDVWNDEIEAPTKFCVSTTVEATDEWLHSFYYFNDEIPSDEDFEKTIADYLTFEVNMITHGRGYLFGLDKEEDLSSDEVLKVAEDGADYV; encoded by the coding sequence ATGGCTAAGAAAGAAATAATGACAGATCTTTGGGTATATGACATGCTTAAAGAAATAGGTGTACAAAATGATTTTTCAGCTCAAGGAAGCACTATAAAAGAAATAGATGAGGCTTTGGCTACTGCTTCAAAGAAGGGGACAGGTAATGTCGGATTTCCAGAATATGTTGGAGTAATTAAAGATTTTCTTGTAGTAATCGAAGATAAAGCAAGTTTAAATAAGCATGTTAATAGAGATGAACACGATTTAATTTCCGAGGATGTTAAGTCTGTTACAGATTATGCTGTGAACGGAGCTTTATTCTATGGAAAGCATTTAGCAAAAAATACAACTTATAAGAAGATAATCGCAATTGGTGTAAGTGGCAATGAGAAAAACCATAGAATTTCACCTTTATTTGTTGATGAAAGAGGTGGATATAAGGAACTTGATGATGTTGAAACTTTTATATCTTTCAGTGCCGATAATATCAATGAATATTACGAAAGAGAAATATTAGAAGTCAAAACCAATGATGAATTAAAGACAGAAGAATTATTAAAAATTGCTCGTTCTCTTCATGAAGATTTAAGAAATTACGGAAATTTAGAAGATAAAAACAAGCCGTTGATTGTTTCTGGAATTTTACTTGCATTATCAGAAATTGAACATAAAAACTTTGATATTTCTGATTTGATTGGCGATAAAATAAGAACTGATGGTTCAAAAATATATAAGGCAATAGAAGATAATTTAAAAAGAGCAAATGTCAGTCCTGAAGTTAAAAGAGATAAGTTGCTTAACCAATTCAATATTATAAGAGATAACAATAAAATTAATGAAAAAAATACCAATCTCGGAAAAACACCACTTAGATATTTTACAGAGGTTCTATATAACAGTATCTTCACAAATATAAAATATAGTTCATCTACAGAAGATTATATCGGCAGATTTTATGGTGAATTTATGTCTTATTCTGGAGGAGATGGACAGAGTTTAGGTATTATCTTAACACCGAGACATATAACAGATTTGTTCTGTGAATTGCTTGATATACAACCAACAGATAAGGTTTTAGACCCTTGTTGTGGTACTGCTGGTTTTCTTATTGCTGCCATGCATCAGATGCTGTCAAAGACGGAAGATGAAACTGAACAGATAGAAATTAGAAAAAATAGACTGTTTGGTATTGAATTGCAAGATTATATGTTTACAATAGCAACCACAAATATGATATTGCGTGGAGATGGTAAAAGTAATTTAGAAAACCAAGACTTCTTAGCTCAAAATCCAAGCAAACTTCAGCTTAAAGGATGTACTGTTGGAATGATGAATCCTCCATACTCACAGGGTTCAAAACAAAACCCTGAGTTATATGAGATAAATTTCGTAAATCATTTATTAGAGAGTTTAGTTGAGGGAGCTAAAGTTGCTGTGATTGTACCGCAATCGACTTTCACAGGGAAAACTAAGGATGAGCAAAACCTTAAGACTAAAATACTAAAAAAACATACGCTTGAGGGCGTTATCACGCTTAATAAGAATACTTTTTATGGAGTAGGGACAAATCCTTGTATCGGTGTTTTTACAGCAGGCATACCTCATAGCAAGACCAAGAAAGCTAAGTTTATAAATTTTGAAAATGATGGCTATATCGTAAGTAAACATATAGGGCTGATTGATGACGGAAGTGCAAAAGATAAAAAACAACATCTTCTTGATGTGTGGAATGACGAGATAGAAGCACCAACAAAATTTTGTGTTTCTACTACAGTTGAAGCTACAGATGAATGGTTGCACTCTTTTTATTATTTCAACGATGAAATCCCAAGTGATGAAGATTTTGAAAAAACTATAGCTGATTATTTGACTTTTGAAGTCAACATGATTACCCACGGCAGAGGATATTTATTTGGACTGGATAAAGAGGAAGACTTATCATCAGATGAAGTCCTAAAAGTAGCAGAGGATGGTGCTGATTATGTATAA
- a CDS encoding polyprenyl synthetase family protein: protein MFELYDIRKKEFEKIIINYFDNDKLGAVLNYSIEFGKRIRPLILIETYKMLKDNNYSNEEFENVLGYAISLEMIHNYSLIHDDLPSMDNDNFRRGRETTHYKFGEDMGILAGDSLLNYSYENIFKILSNNNSINYINAAKYLAECAGYQGMIEGQVLDINDNINNIDDLIKMYKNKTCKLIMAATKIPGYISSKSNDILEELELLGFYIGMAFQIQDDLLDVKQDEKINKLTYISFTGKDKAYCDMINYSKKALKILLKYKYNDFLVKLIENLIKRKH, encoded by the coding sequence ATGTTTGAATTATATGATATTAGAAAAAAAGAATTTGAAAAAATAATAATTAATTATTTTGATAATGATAAATTAGGAGCTGTTTTAAATTATTCAATTGAATTTGGAAAAAGAATAAGACCACTTATTTTGATAGAAACATATAAAATGTTAAAGGATAACAACTATTCAAATGAAGAATTTGAAAATGTACTCGGATATGCTATTTCTCTTGAGATGATTCACAATTATTCATTAATTCATGATGATTTACCATCTATGGATAATGATAATTTTAGGAGAGGTAGAGAGACTACTCACTATAAATTTGGTGAAGATATGGGAATATTAGCAGGAGATTCATTGTTAAACTATTCATATGAGAATATTTTTAAGATTTTATCTAATAATAACTCAATTAATTATATAAATGCTGCTAAATATTTGGCTGAATGTGCTGGTTATCAAGGAATGATAGAGGGACAAGTATTAGATATAAATGATAACATAAATAATATTGATGATTTAATAAAAATGTATAAAAATAAGACGTGTAAATTGATTATGGCAGCTACAAAGATTCCGGGATATATATCAAGCAAAAGTAATGATATTCTTGAAGAGTTAGAGTTATTAGGTTTTTATATTGGTATGGCTTTTCAAATACAGGACGATTTATTGGATGTTAAACAGGATGAAAAAATAAATAAACTGACATATATAAGTTTTACTGGAAAAGATAAGGCATATTGTGATATGATAAATTATTCTAAAAAAGCATTAAAAATATTATTAAAGTATAAATACAATGATTTTTTAGTAAAATTAATTGAAAATTTAATTAAAAGAAAGCATTAG
- a CDS encoding arginine repressor, protein MRKYDRQRIILTLIEDNVVETQDELTKLLKDNGIVATQATISRDIKELRITKVQTETGVYKYTVLDTMHDTLNERYNKIFRSAILSIRENRGRIIISTISYAASVAGQALTNRKIEGITGILAGYDNIIVEVGEDYDPKEIVEKIKEMIN, encoded by the coding sequence ATGCGTAAATATGATAGACAAAGAATAATCTTGACTTTGATTGAAGATAATGTTGTGGAAACACAAGATGAATTAACAAAGTTATTAAAGGATAATGGGATTGTTGCTACACAAGCAACCATTTCAAGGGATATTAAAGAACTTAGAATTACTAAAGTTCAAACAGAAACAGGAGTATATAAATATACAGTTTTAGATACAATGCATGATACTTTAAATGAAAGATATAATAAAATATTTAGATCAGCAATTTTAAGTATAAGAGAAAATAGAGGTAGAATTATAATTTCTACAATTTCTTACGCTGCATCAGTGGCAGGACAAGCATTAACTAACAGAAAGATTGAAGGAATCACAGGGATTTTAGCTGGCTATGACAATATTATTGTTGAAGTTGGTGAAGACTACGATCCAAAAGAAATAGTTGAAAAGATAAAGGAAATGATTAATTAA
- the xseB gene encoding exodeoxyribonuclease VII small subunit, which produces MNGNYEDLFKRYDEISLLLDNKEISLEESIKLYEESTEIFTKLEKMLSESKQKIINIREKNV; this is translated from the coding sequence ATGAATGGTAATTATGAAGATTTATTTAAGAGATATGATGAAATTTCTTTACTTTTAGATAATAAGGAAATAAGTCTGGAAGAATCTATAAAGCTTTATGAGGAAAGTACTGAAATTTTCACAAAATTAGAAAAAATGTTAAGTGAATCAAAACAAAAAATAATAAATATAAGAGAAAAAAATGTTTGA
- the nusB gene encoding transcription antitermination factor NusB, with amino-acid sequence MNRVDERKWVIKIIFQNEFNEIDLKKLDFYITENGLEPSKFIVSSLTSILKNIEKIDEIIKSKLQTNRSFENMLPIEKAILRVSINEFVIQKHVPTSVSINEAVECAKEFSNPDSYKFINGILSSIAKDI; translated from the coding sequence ATGAATAGAGTTGACGAACGAAAATGGGTTATTAAGATTATTTTTCAAAATGAATTTAACGAAATAGATTTGAAAAAATTAGATTTTTATATAACTGAAAATGGATTAGAGCCTTCAAAATTTATTGTTTCATCTCTAACGTCAATATTAAAAAATATTGAAAAAATAGATGAAATTATAAAATCTAAATTGCAAACAAATAGAAGTTTTGAAAATATGCTTCCTATTGAAAAAGCGATATTGAGAGTTTCTATTAATGAATTTGTAATTCAAAAGCATGTTCCTACAAGTGTTTCAATTAATGAAGCTGTTGAATGTGCTAAAGAATTTTCTAATCCGGATTCTTATAAATTTATAAATGGTATACTTTCATCTATAGCAAAGGATATTTAA
- the efp gene encoding elongation factor P, with translation MIGANEIKKGMTLEYDNGIYEVLDFQHVKPGKGPAFIRTKIRNVMNGSSKDVTLNPNDKFNQVIIETKEMQYLYNDGTLYYFMDPETYEQIPMDYDIFEEASQFVKENTNAIIKFYNGKAFSIEAPNFVELEVTDTEPGFKGDTAQGATKPATVETGYTLNVPLFIEIGTVLKIDTRTGEYLSRV, from the coding sequence ATGATAGGAGCAAATGAAATTAAAAAAGGTATGACATTAGAATATGATAATGGAATTTATGAAGTTTTAGATTTTCAACATGTTAAACCGGGAAAAGGACCAGCATTTATTAGAACAAAAATAAGAAATGTTATGAATGGTTCATCAAAAGATGTAACATTAAATCCAAATGATAAGTTTAATCAAGTAATTATTGAAACAAAAGAAATGCAGTATTTATACAATGATGGTACTTTATATTATTTTATGGATCCGGAAACATATGAACAAATACCAATGGATTATGATATTTTTGAAGAAGCATCTCAATTTGTAAAAGAAAATACAAATGCAATAATTAAGTTTTATAACGGAAAGGCTTTCTCAATTGAAGCACCTAACTTTGTTGAATTAGAAGTTACAGACACAGAACCCGGTTTTAAAGGGGATACAGCTCAAGGAGCAACAAAACCTGCAACAGTTGAAACAGGTTATACATTAAACGTTCCGCTATTTATCGAAATTGGTACTGTATTAAAAATTGATACAAGAACGGGTGAATATTTATCAAGGGTTTAA
- a CDS encoding ATP-binding protein, translating into MIIKRDYYLNKIIDKKENGRIKIITGIRRCGKSYLLFNLYQEYLLSKGVKETQIISIALDEIDNLEYRNPFRLNEYIKKKTKNRNTKYYIFIDEIQLSIAVSNPYVDSKEKNITFVDVLLGLMKRSNLDIYVTGSNSKMLSSDVLTQFRDRGDEIHVNPLSFAEVYDLYENKELAFEHYTVYGGMPYIYSLKSDEEKSQYLKDLFQETYIKDILERNNIQNDKEVLELLLDFTSSAIGSLTNPTKLSRRFLSDMQIKISSNTISKYLSFFEEAYVIYHAKRYDVKGSRYFSTPLKYYFADIGLRNARLNFRQVEDTHIMENIIYNDLLRRGYNIDVGVVEHDFKKDGNRRKVQLEVDFVINKGHQRYYIQSALNVDTTEKIEQETASLKKIDDSFKKIVIVRKHIIPKHDNDGILYIGIEDFLLNEAIIDL; encoded by the coding sequence ATGATAATTAAACGAGATTATTATCTAAATAAAATTATAGATAAAAAAGAAAATGGTAGGATAAAGATTATTACAGGGATAAGAAGATGTGGGAAATCATATCTGTTATTTAATTTGTACCAAGAGTACTTATTGTCTAAAGGTGTCAAAGAAACTCAAATTATATCTATTGCACTCGATGAAATAGATAATCTTGAATATAGAAATCCATTTAGATTGAACGAATATATTAAGAAAAAAACTAAAAACAGAAATACAAAATACTATATTTTCATTGATGAAATTCAATTATCTATAGCAGTAAGTAATCCTTATGTGGATAGTAAAGAAAAAAATATAACTTTTGTTGATGTACTTCTGGGACTTATGAAGCGTAGCAATTTAGATATTTATGTAACAGGAAGTAACTCTAAAATGCTTTCATCTGATGTGTTAACACAGTTTAGAGATCGTGGTGATGAGATACATGTAAATCCTCTGTCATTTGCAGAAGTTTACGATTTATACGAAAATAAAGAGTTGGCTTTTGAGCATTATACTGTGTATGGAGGTATGCCGTATATCTATAGCCTAAAAAGTGATGAGGAAAAGAGTCAATACTTGAAGGACTTATTTCAAGAAACATATATAAAGGATATTCTTGAAAGAAATAATATACAAAATGATAAAGAGGTACTTGAATTACTGCTTGATTTCACATCTTCCGCAATTGGCTCACTAACTAACCCTACTAAACTTTCAAGGAGATTTTTGTCAGATATGCAGATAAAAATATCTTCCAATACAATTTCCAAATATCTTAGTTTCTTTGAGGAAGCATATGTTATATACCATGCCAAAAGATATGATGTTAAGGGATCAAGATATTTTTCAACTCCACTAAAATATTACTTTGCAGATATAGGTCTGAGAAATGCAAGATTAAATTTTAGGCAAGTAGAAGACACACATATTATGGAAAACATCATCTATAACGACTTGCTTCGTAGGGGATACAATATAGATGTCGGTGTGGTAGAACATGATTTTAAGAAAGACGGAAACAGAAGAAAGGTTCAGCTTGAGGTTGATTTTGTTATAAACAAAGGACATCAAAGGTACTATATTCAATCAGCTTTGAATGTAGACACTACAGAGAAAATAGAGCAAGAAACGGCATCGCTTAAGAAAATAGACGATTCATTTAAGAAGATTGTGATTGTAAGGAAGCACATTATTCCTAAACACGATAATGATGGTATTTTATACATTGGAATAGAGGATTTTTTGCTTAATGAAGCAATCATAGATTTATAA
- a CDS encoding ATP-binding protein encodes MKNLIKTYNFNKTEENLVYIETIKNKGMIKFTISGLISKSISEGKDRIYSTFKMNGLKFPYGRVITNLFPADIKKQGTHYDLPIALSILVNQGYLKYPGDYLVCGELSLNGDLVEIDNPIRIINFCLKNNIKNVIMPYGDYPYLSLYKDINIYMARNISEVINHFNGKNNLLFNKNFVINENIIETSINDILSQKALIRALIISISGNHSILIKGPVGTGKTFSIKSIKSLFLKLNSKESLILSDILTRFYKSNTFTSYPQIIYPKNNVSVNELFGNERKIGTCTMSNFGFLVFDELNTFNKNIIDKLKSLLDFDEVIKFNKKIYYEYPVKSTIIATMNPCPCGNYGTDSKCICTEKEIQNYIKKIDKALLDRFNIKLTVTSSKNISNVNSEKYDIEIIKSKIDNAKKIQLRRYDSDIITNGSLKNYQIKKYINVSENINNLLEMLKQKYNLSQRSVDNILKVSRTIADYEGHEEILEEYVFEALNYIK; translated from the coding sequence ATGAAAAATTTAATTAAAACATATAATTTTAATAAAACTGAAGAAAATTTAGTTTATATAGAAACAATAAAAAATAAGGGAATGATTAAGTTTACAATTTCAGGGTTAATTTCAAAATCAATTAGTGAAGGAAAAGACAGGATATATTCCACTTTTAAAATGAATGGATTAAAATTTCCTTATGGAAGAGTAATTACAAATTTATTTCCTGCAGATATAAAAAAACAGGGTACACACTATGATTTACCAATAGCACTATCTATTTTGGTAAATCAAGGATATCTTAAGTACCCTGGTGATTATCTTGTGTGTGGAGAGTTATCATTAAACGGAGATTTAGTTGAAATTGATAATCCAATACGAATAATTAATTTTTGTCTTAAAAATAATATAAAAAATGTGATCATGCCTTATGGCGATTATCCATATCTATCGCTATATAAAGATATAAATATTTATATGGCAAGGAATATTTCAGAGGTAATAAATCACTTCAATGGTAAAAATAATTTGCTATTTAATAAAAATTTTGTAATTAATGAAAATATTATAGAAACATCAATAAATGATATTTTATCTCAAAAAGCATTGATAAGAGCTTTAATAATCTCAATTTCAGGTAATCATAGTATTTTAATAAAAGGCCCCGTCGGCACAGGAAAAACTTTTTCTATAAAGTCAATTAAATCTTTGTTCTTAAAATTAAATTCAAAAGAATCTCTAATTTTATCGGATATTTTAACTAGATTTTATAAAAGTAATACATTTACAAGCTATCCGCAAATCATCTATCCTAAAAATAATGTAAGTGTAAATGAGCTATTTGGCAATGAAAGAAAAATTGGAACATGCACAATGTCAAATTTTGGATTTTTAGTTTTTGATGAACTAAATACATTTAATAAAAATATAATTGATAAACTAAAAAGTTTATTAGATTTTGATGAAGTAATAAAATTTAATAAAAAGATTTATTATGAATACCCGGTTAAAAGTACTATAATTGCAACAATGAATCCATGTCCATGTGGAAATTACGGGACTGATTCTAAATGTATATGTACTGAAAAAGAGATACAAAACTATATAAAAAAAATAGACAAGGCATTATTAGATAGGTTTAACATAAAACTTACAGTTACTTCATCTAAAAATATTTCTAATGTTAATTCAGAAAAATATGATATTGAAATTATAAAATCTAAAATTGATAATGCAAAAAAAATACAATTACGAAGATATGACAGCGATATAATTACAAATGGTAGCCTAAAAAATTATCAAATAAAAAAATATATAAATGTATCAGAAAACATAAATAATTTATTAGAAATGCTTAAACAAAAATATAATTTATCACAAAGATCTGTTGATAACATATTAAAAGTTTCTCGTACAATTGCAGATTATGAGGGGCATGAAGAAATACTGGAGGAATATGTATTTGAAGCTTTGAATTATATAAAATAA